One genomic region from Patescibacteria group bacterium encodes:
- a CDS encoding methyltransferase domain-containing protein, producing the protein MEYNQIYKNNNVWGRKPNELLKKIYNQLDTGSKFLDLGCGQGRDVLFMLREGFKVTAVDNSREGIKKIKESIRANNLPTDQINLFCDDIKNFNIQKNKYNIINAFNSLQFLPKKEALKIIERIKKNIKNKGYIIISGFTVDDPLYKKKTADKSCFFEPQELKNIFSDFNIIFYEEKSTTDEGHPGNPEPHTHDVVKIIARKIK; encoded by the coding sequence ATGGAATATAATCAAATCTATAAAAATAACAACGTTTGGGGGAGGAAGCCGAACGAGCTTTTGAAAAAAATCTACAATCAGCTGGATACTGGTTCAAAATTTTTAGATTTGGGTTGTGGCCAAGGGAGAGATGTTTTATTTATGTTGCGAGAAGGATTCAAGGTGACTGCCGTAGATAACTCACGGGAAGGAATTAAAAAAATAAAAGAATCTATCCGGGCAAATAATTTACCAACTGACCAAATAAATTTATTTTGCGACGATATTAAAAATTTCAATATTCAAAAAAATAAATACAATATCATAAACGCCTTTAATTCTTTGCAGTTTTTACCAAAAAAAGAGGCCTTGAAAATAATTGAAAGGATTAAAAAAAATATAAAAAATAAAGGATATATTATTATCTCCGGTTTTACCGTGGATGACCCACTTTATAAAAAAAAGACCGCCGACAAAAGTTGCTTTTTTGAGCCGCAAGAATTAAAAAATATATTTTCTGATTTTAATATCATTTTTTATGAAGAAAAGTCTACGACAGACGAAGGGCATCCAGGAAATCCCGAACCGCATACGCACGATGTTGTTAAAATAATAGCAAGAAAAATAAAATAG
- a CDS encoding thrombospondin type 3 repeat-containing protein — protein sequence MHKKWIFSLLKRVIWQSRLFGIKPAPFQAGKKIFYSFLFALILILPLLSILYWQNVWGFFGIGQAEAQTADSFVKYDFTTDGTMVNVKKAGGTVIGWSGPAGAVSYAPGNLIDGAIANNVNDYWREANEPAIVVVKMPQARPVNKIILRNTYNLYTAFKLWYSLNTTDGWDGDWQLVPSPNSGGQVPAGGLKEIYFTSVVNARYFKVTDLDSGTYAYLNEIEVYYLDVDGDGVADSLDNCPAVANANQLDVDGDGTGDACDNCPSIANPDQADADNDGRGSVCDNCPNYPNANQEDADGDGVGNNCDNCASVANPDQADTDGDGIGNVCEVADTDNDGVDDNGDNCPAVANANQLDVDGDGNGDVCDNCPSVANPDQADADNDGQGDVCDTDWDSDGRLNTADNCPYIYNPDQIDNDSDGTGDACDTDKDNDGVLNNNDNCPLNANPDQADADNDGLGDFCDLDTDGDLRDNTIDNCPANYNPDQLNSDADASGDVCDSCPGDFNNSCAGEESASAVIRISGGAVSTTGGAQANIPSGALASATTVTIYETTVPANLEAQGITPLSKIYEFHKGGDNNFSSAVTIRLPYSLANNSADIYWNNNGTWQRESLAVCFNENLVCELNINHFSFFVVGTSDYDNDGVLDISDNCPRVWQERQIDSNGNGQGDACEGNVYGWAWSENVGWVSANNCDLATNTCAGPAYGVKIAADGILSGWMWSENVGWICVGATCADYGATPEAQTAAAKADTNIGDISGWAKVIAYPASEGWISLRKMALDLDAPIYGAKMAFAINEQPLISKGDFYWWGWAPWDIGWVDFGPSVAGSFVGIKTSFGFEPVRVTPAGGIFEPLCCLGGGTDCARVDDGYADYQNTDAYCDGENVGQALPGTHLHTFTVKLANLKVTSGMAECKVITPGRCPEKELETGEKISGNICFGNYNCATGESCMGTTNILVSGSVEEDGKANLEYTVQPGDSINEEAFWLLKECKVNGDDIGIPQKPIFVHRNTWTKGGEEGSDKTRAKYCWQMSGGAGQYLANVYRCDFLGDVGFSAKMATGFPVEGICDDTCFEGTLNCIDGKFDNDGNGLANMDDPYCKGIAYEEEGERKMCLLDGDCKFVGGKCVNIEGQNQCVNVLLGGSDGDNDGVVNMFDMDSNSNANNSIKRNCEITDNVMTCSP from the coding sequence ATGCATAAAAAGTGGATTTTTTCTTTACTCAAAAGGGTGATTTGGCAGTCCCGATTATTCGGGATTAAGCCGGCGCCGTTTCAGGCGGGGAAGAAAATTTTTTACAGTTTTCTTTTTGCCCTGATTTTAATTCTACCCCTGCTTTCAATTTTGTATTGGCAAAATGTGTGGGGGTTTTTTGGTATCGGCCAAGCGGAAGCGCAGACAGCTGATTCTTTTGTTAAATACGATTTTACCACCGACGGCACGATGGTGAACGTTAAAAAGGCGGGCGGTACCGTTATTGGTTGGAGCGGACCCGCCGGTGCCGTTTCTTACGCTCCCGGCAATCTTATTGACGGAGCCATTGCTAACAATGTCAATGATTACTGGCGGGAGGCGAATGAACCGGCAATCGTGGTTGTGAAGATGCCGCAAGCGCGTCCCGTGAATAAAATTATTTTAAGAAACACTTATAACTTATACACCGCTTTTAAATTATGGTATTCGTTGAACACCACGGACGGGTGGGATGGCGACTGGCAATTGGTTCCTTCTCCGAACTCCGGCGGCCAAGTGCCGGCGGGCGGTTTGAAAGAGATTTATTTTACTTCCGTGGTTAATGCCAGATATTTTAAAGTGACGGATTTGGATTCGGGAACTTACGCTTATTTGAATGAAATAGAGGTCTACTATTTAGATGTGGATGGTGATGGCGTGGCTGATAGTTTAGACAACTGCCCTGCTGTTGCCAATGCCAATCAACTTGATGTTGACGGCGACGGCACCGGCGACGCCTGCGACAACTGCCCCAGCATTGCCAATCCCGACCAAGCTGACGCGGACAATGATGGCCGAGGTAGTGTCTGCGATAACTGTCCCAATTATCCCAACGCCAATCAGGAAGATGCCGATGGCGACGGTGTTGGCAATAATTGTGATAATTGCGCTTCAGTCGCCAACCCCGACCAGGCCGATACCGATGGCGATGGTATTGGTAATGTCTGCGAAGTTGCTGATACTGATAATGACGGAGTGGATGATAACGGAGACAACTGCCCGGCTGTCGCCAATGCCAATCAGCTTGATGTTGACGGCGATGGTAATGGCGACGTCTGCGACAACTGCCCCAGCGTTGCCAATCCCGACCAAGCTGACGCGGACAATGATGGTCAGGGCGATGTTTGCGACACCGACTGGGATAGCGACGGCCGTTTAAACACAGCTGACAATTGTCCCTATATTTATAACCCTGACCAGATTGATAATGACAGCGACGGCACCGGCGACGCCTGCGATACTGATAAAGACAATGACGGCGTTTTGAATAATAATGATAACTGCCCACTTAACGCCAATCCCGACCAAGCTGACGCGGACAATGACGGGCTCGGGGATTTTTGCGATTTAGATACCGACGGCGATTTAAGAGATAACACCATTGATAATTGCCCGGCTAATTACAATCCGGACCAGCTTAATTCCGACGCCGACGCTTCTGGCGATGTTTGCGATTCCTGTCCGGGCGATTTTAACAATTCCTGCGCAGGCGAGGAAAGCGCGTCGGCGGTTATAAGAATTTCCGGCGGGGCAGTAAGCACTACCGGCGGAGCGCAAGCCAATATCCCAAGCGGGGCTTTGGCGAGCGCCACGACAGTCACTATTTACGAAACAACTGTTCCGGCGAATTTGGAAGCGCAAGGCATAACACCCTTGAGTAAGATTTACGAATTCCACAAGGGCGGAGATAATAATTTTTCCTCGGCGGTTACTATCCGTTTGCCATATTCTTTGGCTAATAACTCGGCGGATATTTATTGGAACAACAATGGAACTTGGCAGAGAGAAAGCCTGGCCGTTTGCTTTAATGAGAATTTGGTCTGTGAGCTTAATATCAATCATTTTTCATTTTTTGTCGTGGGTACCAGCGATTATGATAATGACGGTGTTTTGGATATCAGCGACAATTGTCCGCGTGTCTGGCAGGAAAGACAAATTGATTCCAACGGCAACGGTCAGGGCGACGCTTGCGAGGGCAATGTTTACGGCTGGGCGTGGTCCGAAAATGTCGGTTGGGTTTCGGCTAATAACTGCGACTTGGCGACCAATACCTGCGCCGGTCCGGCTTATGGCGTAAAAATCGCGGCGGACGGAATTTTGTCCGGCTGGATGTGGAGCGAAAACGTGGGCTGGATTTGCGTAGGCGCGACCTGCGCTGATTATGGCGCTACTCCGGAAGCGCAGACGGCTGCGGCCAAGGCCGATACCAATATCGGCGATATCAGCGGCTGGGCGAAAGTAATTGCTTATCCGGCCAGCGAGGGCTGGATTTCTTTGCGCAAGATGGCGCTGGATTTGGACGCTCCGATTTACGGCGCCAAAATGGCTTTTGCCATTAATGAACAGCCTCTTATTTCCAAAGGAGATTTTTACTGGTGGGGATGGGCGCCGTGGGATATTGGCTGGGTTGATTTTGGGCCGTCAGTGGCTGGTAGTTTTGTTGGTATAAAAACCAGTTTTGGTTTTGAGCCCGTGCGCGTGACGCCGGCTGGAGGAATTTTTGAGCCGTTGTGTTGTTTAGGTGGTGGAACGGATTGCGCGCGCGTTGACGATGGCTATGCTGATTACCAAAATACCGACGCTTATTGCGACGGCGAGAATGTCGGGCAGGCCTTGCCCGGCACGCATTTGCATACTTTTACAGTCAAACTAGCGAATTTAAAAGTCACCTCGGGCATGGCGGAGTGTAAAGTTATTACTCCAGGGAGATGTCCGGAGAAGGAGTTAGAAACCGGAGAGAAAATCTCTGGCAATATCTGTTTTGGCAATTATAACTGCGCCACAGGGGAATCTTGTATGGGCACAACTAACATCTTGGTTTCCGGTAGTGTAGAAGAAGACGGTAAAGCTAATTTGGAATACACGGTCCAGCCGGGTGATTCAATAAATGAAGAAGCATTTTGGCTTTTGAAAGAATGTAAGGTTAATGGCGATGATATTGGGATTCCGCAAAAGCCGATATTTGTCCACAGAAATACTTGGACAAAAGGAGGAGAGGAAGGGAGTGATAAAACAAGAGCAAAATATTGCTGGCAGATGTCAGGCGGCGCTGGTCAATATCTGGCGAATGTTTATCGCTGTGATTTTCTTGGCGATGTGGGCTTTAGCGCTAAAATGGCCACTGGTTTCCCAGTAGAAGGGATTTGCGACGATACTTGTTTTGAGGGAACATTAAATTGTATTGATGGAAAATTTGATAACGATGGTAATGGTTTGGCAAATATGGACGACCCTTATTGTAAGGGAATCGCTTATGAGGAAGAGGGCGAAAGGAAAATGTGCCTTTTAGATGGAGACTGTAAATTTGTCGGCGGGAAATGTGTTAATATAGAGGGGCAAAACCAATGTGTTAATGTGTTATTGGGCGGTTCAGATGGAGATAATGATGGAGTAGTAAATATGTTTGACATGGATTCAAATAGCAATGCCAACAATAGTATAAAAAGAAACTGCGAGATAACTGATAATGTGATGACCTGCAGTCCGTAG
- the acgM gene encoding radical SAM/SPASM domain protein, ACGX system produces the protein MKRFFGLQWHLTNKCDQRCQHCYIWQKHEKKGLRSTPTIEQCQKIIEDFILFCDEMDVAPHFSITGGDPLLYPLIWDVLKLIQQKGISFTILGNPFHLTTKRAKELKNLGCTSYQMSLDGLEKTHDSLRKPGSFQTTLSALPILHEAGIKSMIMSTVSLLNYKELPAVARLCVEHKVGNFAFSRYCPTRGDTEHNMPPQLYRQFLADMWRVYSELVDCATNFSLKDHLWTAFLYEEGLYKLCEAKDIVLDGCNCGIKHMTLLPNGTVYACRRFESMVGKISQQTFKEIFLSPKMEKYRQIEKLAGCKDCELLNYCRGCHAVSAGTTGNFFDKDPQCWRC, from the coding sequence AGTGCGACCAAAGATGCCAACATTGCTACATTTGGCAAAAGCATGAAAAAAAAGGTTTACGATCAACACCAACTATTGAGCAGTGTCAAAAGATTATTGAGGACTTTATCTTATTTTGTGATGAAATGGATGTAGCCCCGCATTTTTCCATCACCGGTGGCGACCCGTTACTCTATCCGCTAATTTGGGATGTGCTGAAATTAATCCAGCAAAAAGGAATTAGCTTTACTATTTTGGGCAATCCATTTCATTTGACTACTAAGAGGGCAAAGGAATTGAAAAATCTTGGCTGTACTAGTTATCAAATGTCCCTTGATGGGCTTGAGAAAACGCACGACTCTTTGCGTAAACCAGGGTCTTTTCAGACAACGTTGTCAGCGCTGCCGATTTTACACGAAGCTGGTATTAAAAGCATGATAATGTCAACCGTGTCCTTACTTAATTACAAGGAGCTTCCGGCAGTCGCGAGGCTCTGTGTAGAACATAAGGTGGGCAATTTTGCCTTTTCCCGTTATTGCCCAACGCGTGGAGATACGGAACACAATATGCCACCCCAACTCTACCGCCAATTTCTCGCTGACATGTGGCGAGTTTACAGTGAACTCGTTGACTGCGCCACTAATTTTTCTTTAAAAGATCACCTTTGGACGGCTTTTCTTTATGAAGAAGGACTATACAAACTTTGCGAAGCAAAAGATATCGTGCTTGACGGTTGTAACTGCGGAATCAAACATATGACCTTATTACCCAATGGCACAGTATATGCCTGTCGCCGTTTTGAGAGTATGGTCGGAAAAATCAGTCAACAAACTTTCAAGGAAATTTTTCTGTCGCCAAAGATGGAAAAATACCGACAAATTGAAAAATTAGCTGGTTGCAAAGATTGTGAACTTCTTAATTATTGCCGCGGGTGCCATGCAGTTTCGGCCGGTACTACGGGCAACTTTTTTGACAAGGACCCACAATGCTGGAGATGTTGA
- a CDS encoding leucine-rich repeat domain-containing protein, which translates to MKRLILIGIVFFAVYGYTKNTYSEEPEITDSLGYPLSNYDPGSFFGRVFGCCWPRHLGEDDKRSPLTPVRAIGNGKIITGIVSGAHTCYGMVVVVEHTLLDGGKITSVYGHMTNREGYKPRLSGVVKKGEIIGYVGHSGGKPPHGRVAYCNGVLDDENGDNEPHLHFGIRKGPAPKDEYDNYSWVYFGYGPKYGEDVDFDSKGKAWGGKFTAGKKFIDEYNAKYSDRDEDEDGVTVKNGDCDDKDKTVYPGAEELCDEKDNDCDEVADNGFLPTAQEVGKGDQCSDGLSDCRVWGEYICSLDKKSIVCDAVALPPGEELCDGKDNDCDGKIDNDIPSIGEECVAGEGECQNTGEVICLLEANPAGLYCSVAPLEPDCSGKECGDDGCGGSCGTCVGGDAYCIGNICVECTDDADCPAGEFCNIQSYTCEQDIPDQCKGVISFTDPNLERAVRDAIGKLSGGIYYLDVKDRTFLDAGDKDIQYLGGIECLTALTLLNLWSNQISDISPLSNLTALTDLDLKNNQISDISPLSNLTALTTLNLLSNQISDISPLSNLTALTMLYLWDNQISNISPLSNLTALTMLYLRVNQVGDISPLSNLTALTILDLWGNQISDISPLSNLTALTDLDLKNNQISDISPLSNLTALTILDLWGNEVSDISPLSTLTALTTLYLRVNQVGDISPLSNLTALTILDLWGNGVSDISPLSNLTALTTLWLDYNRISDISPLVSNSGIDNDDEVDIRYNPIDCAAQGVNIAELRSRGVILETDCP; encoded by the coding sequence ATGAAAAGGTTGATATTGATTGGAATTGTTTTTTTTGCTGTTTACGGTTATACCAAAAATACTTATTCTGAAGAACCGGAAATAACAGACAGTTTGGGATATCCTTTATCGAACTATGATCCTGGTTCATTCTTTGGTCGTGTTTTTGGATGTTGCTGGCCTCGACATTTGGGCGAAGATGACAAAAGATCACCCTTAACTCCCGTGAGAGCAATTGGCAATGGGAAAATTATCACGGGTATTGTCTCTGGAGCTCATACTTGTTATGGCATGGTCGTGGTGGTAGAGCATACATTGCTGGATGGGGGTAAAATAACTTCAGTATATGGCCATATGACAAATCGCGAAGGATATAAACCAAGGTTAAGCGGGGTTGTCAAAAAAGGAGAAATTATTGGTTATGTGGGGCATAGCGGAGGTAAGCCACCTCATGGTAGGGTGGCTTATTGTAATGGCGTTTTAGATGATGAAAATGGCGACAATGAACCTCACCTTCATTTTGGTATTCGCAAAGGACCCGCTCCTAAAGATGAGTATGATAATTATAGTTGGGTTTACTTCGGTTATGGACCTAAATATGGCGAAGACGTTGACTTTGATTCTAAGGGCAAAGCGTGGGGAGGAAAGTTTACCGCCGGCAAAAAGTTCATTGACGAATACAACGCCAAATACTCTGACCGCGATGAAGACGAAGATGGGGTTACTGTCAAAAACGGCGATTGCGATGACAAGGATAAAACCGTTTATCCGGGGGCCGAGGAGCTGTGTGATGAAAAAGATAATGACTGCGATGAGGTGGCGGACAATGGTTTCCTTCCGACTGCGCAAGAAGTCGGCAAGGGCGACCAATGCAGCGACGGCTTAAGCGATTGCCGCGTTTGGGGTGAATACATCTGTTCGCTAGACAAAAAGTCAATCGTCTGCGACGCTGTTGCTTTGCCGCCGGGCGAGGAACTCTGCGACGGCAAAGACAATGATTGCGATGGCAAAATAGACAATGATATTCCCAGTATTGGTGAAGAGTGTGTTGCGGGCGAAGGAGAGTGCCAAAACACGGGGGAGGTAATTTGCTTGCTCGAAGCAAATCCGGCGGGGTTATATTGCAGTGTTGCTCCCTTGGAACCGGATTGTTCCGGTAAAGAGTGTGGCGATGATGGTTGCGGAGGAAGTTGCGGTACCTGCGTAGGAGGAGATGCTTACTGTATAGGAAATATTTGTGTGGAGTGCACGGATGATGCGGATTGTCCCGCGGGCGAGTTCTGCAACATTCAATCGTATACCTGCGAACAGGATATCCCAGACCAATGTAAAGGTGTCATAAGTTTTACTGATCCAAACCTTGAGCGGGCGGTGCGGGACGCTATTGGCAAGCTTTCTGGCGGCATTTATTATTTAGACGTTAAAGACCGGACATTTCTTGATGCTGGAGATAAAGATATCCAATACCTTGGAGGAATAGAATGCCTTACTGCACTGACATTGCTTAACCTTTGGTCCAACCAAATAAGCGACATCTCACCGTTGTCAAACCTTACTGCGCTGACAGATCTTGACCTTAAGAACAACCAAATAAGCGACATCTCGCCATTGTCAAACCTCACTGCGCTGACAACACTTAATCTTCTGTCCAACCAAATAAGCGATATTTCGCCGTTGTCAAACCTTACTGCACTGACAATGCTTTACCTTTGGGACAACCAGATAAGCAATATTTCGCCGTTGTCAAACCTTACTGCACTGACAATGCTTTACCTTAGGGTCAACCAAGTAGGCGATATTTCGCCATTGTCAAACCTCACTGCGCTGACAATACTTGACCTTTGGGGCAACCAAATAAGCGACATCTCACCATTGTCAAACCTCACTGCGCTGACAGATCTTGACCTTAAGAACAACCAAATAAGCGACATCTCGCCATTGTCAAACCTCACTGCGCTGACAATACTTGACCTTTGGGGCAACGAGGTAAGCGATATCTCACCATTATCAACCCTCACTGCGCTGACAACGCTTTACCTTAGGGTCAACCAAGTAGGCGATATTTCGCCATTGTCAAACCTTACTGCACTGACAATACTTGACCTTTGGGGCAACGGGGTAAGCGACATCTCACCATTGTCAAACCTTACTGCACTGACAACGCTTTGGCTTGATTATAATCGAATAAGCGATATATCGCCGCTCGTGAGCAATTCTGGTATTGATAATGACGATGAGGTGGACATAAGATACAATCCCATTGATTGTGCGGCTCAAGGTGTGAACATAGCGGAGCTTCGCAGTCGCGGAGTAATTTTAGAGACAGACTGCCCCTAA
- a CDS encoding MopE-related protein — MKRMKSNFWLILVLLAPLGCGNGEKRSFADAQDDNEGVSDGGDVNNNDDDDPSTDSGSDDDAGVEPSDGDVPIDVGDDDDDTTCVPSKEICDGKDNDCDGDTDEDSALEMGCDNDIFCDGVEQCLGGFCVVEIEPEDCAPLSDECNDGVCDEATRGCQAVPKENGTLCNADSDGCTENDYCQDGDCLSGKAVDCSGAVPEEEKQCNIGVCYSAGNNEYACGKESLPNETRCDADGDGCTVGDTCQAGVCEKGPAPDCSEATDACNAGTCFSAGSETYECVPTPMEDQTPCDADGDGCTVGDTCQAGICEKGLPADCSGVNTQCKTGICISQGQDKFVCSSTSKNNGAACLDNDGCTVGDNCQAGICVAGTPADCSTFTNQCNDGVCEETADHVNFNCVAQSKPNNTACNADSNGCTVGDTCQNGSCQAGASRDCSKKTDDCNRGICVEDSSTSSHCAAKPRSNGTSCEDGQYCTVGDSCQDGDCQAGPVKDCSPLSDECNNGVCDETADSCEKSPINEGGLCNDGEICTTTSTCQSGECKGVDDKDADTDTFIDKDCGGTDCDDGDNGIYPGALDTVGDGIDQNCDGRDGVDADSDTYASIASGGTDCDDGNNSIHPNADDNDTDAVDENCDGKFGGALAGDVDADDYAALGTDGVTVVDCDDDEALAYPNNPTDKLDSIDNDCDGWDGKSESIRDIGRTYLQISLDSQEKIWILGGKWLSNNKDGNWENEQWNLNMASDTDMALDSSDNIHISYRCEQGLCYAKRAPDESLETTIIDNDDPQTGKSTSIALDDDGYPRISYRGYNGDLREARWNGANWEIQVVHAITDLDRGTSLVIQNNLSRISYERVGATDGLWLAEEQSDSSWVKNKIDITYSGLWSSMAADSGGKLHISSGYFTASGWSLRITTNASGDWAGEHVDFNADYPRGWATSMAVDSNGKRHVLYLAFEEHRVIYATDKSGSWVLSVIGEYKDGEEANFITAITINSGNEIHAVYFGDTALGGPCDGLCYVK, encoded by the coding sequence ATGAAAAGGATGAAAAGTAATTTTTGGTTGATTTTGGTGTTGCTCGCGCCCTTGGGCTGCGGCAACGGAGAAAAGAGATCCTTCGCTGACGCTCAGGATGACAATGAGGGTGTCAGTGATGGTGGCGATGTTAACAACAATGACGACGATGACCCTTCGACAGACTCAGGGTCTGATGACGATGCTGGTGTTGAGCCGTCAGACGGCGACGTCCCGATAGATGTCGGGGATGACGATGACGACACGACTTGCGTTCCGAGCAAAGAAATTTGCGACGGAAAGGACAATGACTGCGACGGCGATACTGACGAAGATTCGGCTTTGGAAATGGGATGTGACAACGACATTTTCTGCGACGGCGTTGAACAATGCCTTGGCGGATTTTGTGTCGTAGAAATTGAACCCGAAGATTGCGCTCCTCTTTCGGACGAATGCAATGACGGCGTGTGCGATGAAGCCACCCGCGGTTGCCAAGCGGTTCCCAAAGAAAACGGGACACTCTGCAACGCGGATTCTGATGGTTGCACCGAAAACGACTATTGCCAAGACGGTGATTGTCTATCCGGCAAAGCAGTGGATTGTTCGGGAGCGGTACCGGAAGAAGAAAAGCAATGCAACATCGGTGTCTGCTATTCTGCCGGAAACAATGAGTATGCTTGCGGCAAAGAATCTTTGCCCAACGAAACTCGTTGCGACGCGGATGGTGACGGCTGTACGGTCGGCGACACCTGCCAAGCCGGTGTCTGCGAAAAAGGACCGGCTCCGGATTGTTCCGAAGCTACGGATGCCTGCAACGCCGGAACTTGTTTCTCCGCTGGCTCGGAAACATATGAATGCGTTCCGACCCCCATGGAAGACCAAACTCCCTGCGACGCGGATGGTGACGGCTGCACAGTCGGCGACACCTGCCAAGCGGGAATTTGCGAGAAGGGTTTGCCGGCAGATTGCTCGGGTGTAAATACCCAATGCAAAACCGGTATCTGTATTTCCCAAGGTCAGGACAAATTCGTCTGCTCCTCTACGTCCAAGAACAACGGCGCGGCCTGTTTGGATAACGACGGCTGCACAGTCGGCGACAACTGCCAAGCGGGAATTTGCGTGGCGGGAACACCGGCTGACTGCTCGACGTTCACCAATCAGTGCAATGACGGCGTTTGCGAGGAAACGGCTGACCACGTTAACTTTAATTGCGTGGCTCAATCTAAACCCAACAACACCGCTTGCAATGCGGACTCTAACGGCTGTACAGTCGGCGACACCTGCCAAAACGGGAGTTGCCAAGCCGGAGCGAGCCGCGATTGTTCCAAAAAGACCGACGATTGCAATCGCGGTATCTGTGTAGAGGACAGTTCAACTTCATCACACTGCGCGGCTAAGCCGAGGTCTAATGGAACTTCCTGTGAAGACGGCCAATACTGCACGGTCGGCGATTCCTGCCAAGACGGCGACTGCCAAGCCGGACCGGTGAAGGATTGCTCTCCTCTTTCGGACGAATGCAACAACGGAGTGTGCGATGAAACGGCTGACAGTTGTGAAAAGTCGCCGATTAACGAAGGCGGCCTTTGCAATGACGGCGAGATTTGCACCACGACTTCTACCTGCCAAAGCGGCGAGTGCAAGGGCGTAGATGACAAAGATGCCGATACTGACACTTTTATTGACAAGGATTGCGGCGGAACGGATTGCGACGACGGCGACAACGGGATTTATCCCGGAGCGCTGGACACGGTGGGCGACGGCATTGACCAGAATTGCGACGGCCGAGACGGAGTGGACGCTGACAGCGATACTTATGCGAGTATCGCTTCCGGCGGAACGGATTGCGATGATGGCAACAACAGTATCCACCCTAACGCAGACGACAATGACACCGACGCGGTTGATGAAAACTGCGACGGCAAATTTGGCGGCGCGCTGGCGGGCGATGTTGATGCCGACGACTACGCGGCTTTGGGCACAGATGGAGTGACGGTGGTGGACTGCGATGATGATGAAGCTCTTGCCTATCCTAACAACCCGACCGATAAACTGGACAGTATTGACAACGACTGCGACGGCTGGGATGGGAAAAGTGAAAGCATAAGAGACATCGGCAGAACCTACCTACAAATTTCCCTTGACTCCCAAGAAAAAATATGGATACTTGGCGGAAAATGGTTAAGCAACAACAAAGACGGAAATTGGGAAAATGAACAATGGAATCTAAATATGGCCAGTGATACAGATATGGCCCTTGACTCCTCTGACAACATCCATATTTCCTACCGTTGCGAGCAAGGGCTTTGCTACGCCAAAAGAGCGCCTGACGAAAGTTTGGAAACCACTATCATTGATAACGACGATCCGCAAACCGGTAAATCTACTTCCATCGCCCTAGACGACGACGGTTATCCACGGATTTCTTACCGCGGATATAATGGCGACTTGCGGGAAGCGCGGTGGAACGGGGCAAACTGGGAAATACAAGTGGTACATGCCATTACAGACCTTGATAGAGGCACATCGCTTGTGATACAGAACAACTTAAGTCGTATTTCATACGAGAGAGTTGGCGCAACAGATGGATTGTGGTTGGCGGAAGAACAAAGTGATAGCAGTTGGGTTAAAAATAAAATTGACATCACTTATTCTGGTCTTTGGAGTTCAATGGCAGCGGATTCCGGCGGAAAACTCCATATTTCTTCCGGCTATTTCACGGCTAGCGGTTGGTCTCTTCGTATAACCACCAACGCCAGCGGGGATTGGGCGGGCGAACACGTTGATTTCAATGCCGATTATCCTCGCGGCTGGGCAACCTCAATGGCCGTGGATTCTAATGGGAAAAGACATGTGTTGTATCTCGCATTCGAAGAGCATAGGGTAATCTATGCTACCGACAAATCCGGAAGTTGGGTCTTAAGCGTCATCGGAGAATACAAAGATGGTGAAGAAGCTAATTTCATTACAGCCATAACGATTAACTCCGGTAACGAAATCCACGCCGTCTATTTCGGCGACACAGCCCTTGGCGGCCCCTGCGACGGCCTGTGCTATGTGAAGTAA